From one Nitrosococcus halophilus Nc 4 genomic stretch:
- a CDS encoding restriction endonuclease subunit S, with protein MNQVLPHGWRFVSVEKLKSAEARSLAAGPFGSSISSRYFVNEGVPVIRGANLSEGKQRFIPSGFAFITRDKAKEFKGAHVKSGDLVFTCWGTLGQVGLIPRDGPYDSYVISNKQLKLRPDPDIASSEFLYYYFSSPTLRKRFNDVAIGSAVPGINLGILRRELVPLPPLRMQEKIAAILTAYDDLIEVNKRRIALLEKMAEELYREWFVRLRFPGYQDTRFVKGVPEGWDVVSLENFCETITDGTHDTPKPVDSGHLLVTGKNIKSNQIDFTGAYFISEQDHREISKRSGLREGDILYSNIGTIGQTAIVGAKPDYSVKNVIIFRPRNAHDSLFLFHVLKNPAISEHLLAMASGASQQFIGLGTARSFNILKPNSIILEEFGKTVSKFFEQRNTLISMNHILCSSRDLLLPRLISGKLSVEDLDIQFPPSMQEDTPAAPAEQEALPETRYA; from the coding sequence GTGAATCAGGTATTGCCCCATGGGTGGAGATTCGTCTCAGTAGAGAAACTGAAATCTGCGGAAGCACGTTCACTTGCAGCTGGGCCATTCGGATCGAGCATAAGCTCCAGGTACTTTGTAAACGAAGGGGTGCCTGTAATACGGGGTGCTAATCTGAGCGAAGGGAAGCAACGCTTCATTCCTAGCGGGTTTGCTTTTATTACCCGTGATAAGGCGAAAGAATTCAAAGGCGCTCACGTTAAAAGCGGAGATCTAGTATTTACCTGCTGGGGAACATTAGGACAGGTTGGGCTGATTCCACGAGACGGCCCATACGATTCTTACGTAATATCTAATAAGCAATTAAAATTGAGACCCGACCCTGATATCGCCTCTTCCGAGTTCTTGTACTACTATTTCTCCTCCCCAACGCTGCGTAAACGTTTCAACGATGTAGCTATCGGGTCAGCTGTTCCAGGGATCAACTTAGGGATTTTGAGGCGCGAGCTAGTACCACTACCACCACTACGAATGCAGGAGAAAATCGCCGCCATCCTGACGGCCTACGACGATCTGATCGAAGTCAACAAGCGCCGCATCGCGCTGCTGGAAAAAATGGCCGAGGAACTCTACCGCGAATGGTTTGTGCGCCTGCGCTTTCCCGGTTATCAGGACACCCGTTTTGTAAAAGGTGTGCCGGAGGGGTGGGATGTGGTTTCGTTAGAAAATTTCTGTGAAACTATTACTGACGGAACTCATGACACTCCCAAACCTGTTGATTCTGGGCATCTTTTAGTTACCGGAAAAAATATAAAGAGCAATCAAATCGACTTTACTGGAGCATATTTTATTAGCGAACAAGACCACAGAGAAATTTCGAAACGTAGTGGCTTAAGAGAAGGGGACATTCTGTATTCAAACATTGGGACGATAGGCCAAACCGCTATTGTAGGAGCGAAACCCGACTATAGTGTGAAAAACGTAATTATTTTTAGACCACGAAATGCTCATGATTCGTTATTTCTGTTTCATGTGCTTAAGAATCCTGCGATATCTGAGCATCTACTTGCAATGGCTTCTGGAGCTTCACAACAATTTATCGGTCTCGGTACAGCAAGAAGCTTTAATATACTCAAACCAAACTCAATCATACTCGAGGAATTTGGAAAGACTGTATCCAAGTTTTTTGAACAAAGAAATACCCTAATATCGATGAACCATATTTTATGTTCTTCAAGAGACCTCCTCCTCCCCCGGCTGATCTCCGGCAAGCTCTCAGTGGAAGACCTGGATATCCAGTTTCCGCCCAGCATGCAGGAAGACACGCCAGCCGCCCCGGCCGAACAGGAGGCCTTACCAGAGACCCGCTATGCCTGA
- a CDS encoding Fic family protein — protein sequence MVLKIREHFPPQGPLETPAVLRALVAAHRHLAELKGVARSIPNERLLVSTLSLQEAQSSSEIENIITTQDALYRYQVQPGSVDPASKEVAWYAQSLEVGFQEVRASGLLRLSTILKVQATLEGNDAGLRRTPGTVLKNERSGEVVYEPPSPERLPALMDELVSWIHADTDAGKELDPLVRMAVMHHQFETIHPFYDGNGRTGRILNILFLVRAGLLDSPILYLSRYISQTKADYYNQLQKVRDSGEWEDWLLYLLRGVAVTARHTTALVEHIARLLQKQKHDIRAHYRFYSQDLINNIFYHPYTKVAFVEHDLGVSRATASRYLDELARGGILDKHRLGRENYYINRELVQLLFNLPPLDMNTEH from the coding sequence ATGGTGCTGAAGATCCGGGAACACTTTCCTCCTCAGGGGCCACTGGAGACCCCGGCGGTGCTGCGGGCGCTGGTTGCCGCGCATCGTCATCTGGCCGAGCTGAAAGGCGTGGCGCGCAGCATCCCCAACGAGCGGTTGCTGGTGTCCACCCTGTCACTGCAGGAGGCGCAAAGCAGCTCGGAAATCGAGAACATCATCACCACCCAGGACGCGCTGTACCGCTATCAGGTCCAACCCGGCTCGGTGGACCCGGCTAGCAAGGAGGTGGCCTGGTATGCCCAGAGCCTGGAGGTCGGTTTTCAGGAAGTGCGCGCGTCCGGGCTGTTGCGCTTGAGCACCATTCTCAAGGTGCAGGCCACGTTGGAGGGCAACGACGCCGGCTTGCGTCGCACCCCCGGTACCGTGCTGAAGAACGAACGCAGCGGTGAGGTGGTGTATGAACCGCCTTCGCCGGAGCGGTTGCCCGCCCTGATGGACGAGCTGGTGAGCTGGATTCATGCCGATACCGATGCCGGAAAGGAGCTGGACCCGCTGGTGCGCATGGCCGTGATGCACCATCAATTCGAGACCATCCATCCTTTCTACGACGGCAATGGCCGCACCGGGCGCATTCTCAATATCCTGTTTCTGGTGCGCGCCGGGCTGCTGGACTCGCCCATCCTGTATCTGAGCCGCTACATCAGCCAGACCAAGGCGGATTATTACAACCAGTTGCAGAAGGTGCGCGACAGCGGCGAATGGGAAGACTGGCTGCTCTACCTGCTGCGCGGAGTCGCGGTGACTGCCCGCCACACCACCGCGCTGGTGGAGCACATCGCCCGTTTGCTGCAAAAGCAAAAGCATGACATTCGCGCCCATTATCGGTTTTACAGCCAGGACCTGATCAACAATATTTTTTATCACCCCTATACCAAGGTGGCTTTTGTCGAGCACGATCTGGGCGTATCGCGCGCCACCGCCAGCCGTTATCTGGATGAGCTTGCCCGGGGCGGTATTCTCGACAAGCATCGACTGGGACGCGAAAACTACTATATCAACCGGGAGCTGGTGCAACTGCTGTTCAACCTGCCGCCCTTGGACATGAACACAGAGCACTAG